The stretch of DNA CCCGACCTGCTTCCGGACGAGCGCTACAACCTGCCGTACACCGGCCTGCTGGGTTACATCTTCGACCGCGACGGCAACCTGGTCTGGCACTCGCGCGCCACCGCCGACCGGCACATCAATTACCGCCCGCGCTACGACGGGCGCGGCAATGAATTCGCCCGTATCCACCAAGGCGATGGCGAAGAGTTCTTCGTCTATGACGTCGAGATCAAGCTGCTCGGCGGCCAGAGCGCAGCCTTCAGTATTGTGGCGCTGCAGCCGGTGAGTGAGTACAAGGCAACGCTCAGTGGGCTGCGCGAAAAGCTCTACCTGGGTTTTGGCGCTGCCCTGCTGGCCCTGCTGGCGCTGCTTTGGGCTGGCCTGACGTGGGGGCTGCGCTCGTTGCGACGGTTGAGCGTCGAGCTGGATGAGGTGGAGTCTGGTGCCCGTGATGGCCTCAGTGGCGAGCACCCGCGAGAACTGCTGCGCCTCACCCGCTCGCTGAACCGGCTGTTACGCAGTGAGCGCGAGCAACGCGCGCGCTACCGGGATTCGCTGGGCGACCTTGCGCACAGCTTGAAGACACCGCTGGCCGTGTTGCAGGGTGTTGGCGAGAGCATGCAGCAACGTGACGGCGAGCGTGAGCAATCGCGGGTACTGCAAAGCCAGATCGAGCGCATGAGCCAGCAAATCGATTACCAGTTGCAGCGCGCCAGCATGCGCAAAAGTGGCTTGGTGCGCCATAGCGTGCCGTTGCTGCCGGTGCTGCAAAGCCTGTGCAGTACTTTGGCCAAGGTCTACCGCGACAAGCAGGTTGATGTCGATCTGCAGGTGCCTGAACAGTCGCGCGTGCCGATGGAGCGGGGCGCCTTGCTGGAATTGTTGGGCAATCTGCTGGAGAACGCCTACCGCCTGAGCCTCGGGCAGGTGCGGGTTGTATTGCAGGAAGAACCTGGGGTGCTGACGCTGTGTGTCGAAGATGACGGGCCGGGAGTGCCGGCTGACCAGCGTGAGCGGATTCTGGAGCGCGGCGAGCGACTGGACCGGCAGCACCCAGGGCAGGGGATTGGGCTGGCGGTGGTCAAGGACATCGTCGACAGCTACGACGCCGAGCTGACCCTGGGGGATTCTCCGTTGGGTGGCGCGGCGTTCCGCATCACCTTCCACCTTGACTGACCTGTAACCTGCACCGGCCGTTTCGCGGGCAAGCCCGCTCCCATGGGCGCCACACAAGATTCAGCATCTGTGGCGCCCCTGTGGCAGCGGGCTTGCCCGCGAAAGGTCCGGTGTTGGCAAAGACCAGGCAGGGCGGATTCCCGCCATAACCCTTGTACATTTCCCGCCACCGGGCGGAAATCCGCCACCCCTCCTCAGAAAATTCGCCCCGTCGTTGGGCATTTACACCCCGTAAACATTGCCTCTGCACCCAAGATGGGCATTTTGGCATCGCCCTTGCTATCTCACTTGGCAGAGGCCTGCCCAGGCAGCTCGAACACAACGACAAATCCCTCCAGGTGCAGGAGGGTTAGCGATTCAGGTGCCCAACCACCCTGGGAAGGGTGAAGCCGGCACACTTGAGGAAAATGAGCCATGACGACACGTCAGCCGCTGTACAAATCCCTGTATGTCCAGGTGTTGGTCGCCATCACCATCGGCATCCTGCTCGGCCACTTCTACCCCGAAACCGGCGTCGCCCTTAAGCCCTTGGGTGATGGTTTCGTCAAACTGATCAAGATGGTCATCGCGCCCATCATCTTCTGTACCGTGGTCAGCGGCATCGCCGGCATGCAGAGCATGAAGTCGGTCGGCAAGACTGGCGGCTACGCGCTGCTGTACTTTGAAATCGTCTCCACCATCGCCCTGATCATCGGCCTCGTGGTCGTCAACGTGGTCCAGCCGGGCGCTGGCATGCACATCGACGTCAGCACCCTGAACGCCAGCAGCGTGGCTGCCTACGCCGCCGCCGGCGCGCAGCAGACCACTGTCGGCTTCCTGCTCAACATCATCCCGAACACTGTGGTGGGTGCCTTCGCCAACGGCGACATCCTGCAAGTGCTGATGTTCTCGGTGATCTTCGGCTTCGCCCTGCACCGCCTGGGCAGCTACGGCAAGCCGGTACTGGACCTGATCGATCGCTTCGCCCACGTGATGTTCAACATCATCAACATGATCATGAAGCTGGCGCCGCTCGGTGCCTTCGGCGCCATGGCCTTCACCATCGGCCAGTACGGTGTGGGTTCGCTGGTGCAGCTGGGCTACCTGATGGCGTGTTTCTACATCACCTGCCTGCTGTTCGTGCTGGTGGTGCTGGGCGGTATCTGCCGTGCCCACGGCTTCAGTGTCCTCAAGCTGATCCGCTACATCCGTGAAGAGCTGATGATCGTGCTGGGTACTTCCTCCTCGGAGTCGGCCCTGCCACGCATGCTGGCCAAGATGGAGCGCCTGGGTGCCAAGAAGTCGGTCGTCGGCCTGGTGATCCCGACCGGTTACTCGTTCAACCTCGACGGTACCTCGATCTACCTGACCATGGCTGCGGTCTTCATCGCCCAGGCCACTGACACCCACATGGACATCACCCACCAGATCACCCTGCTGCTGGTGCTGCTGGTGGCTTCCAAGGGTGCCGCCGGCGTGACCGGTTCGGGCTTCATCGTCCTCGCCGCCACCCTGTCGGCCGTCGGCCACCTGCCGGTTGCCGGCCTGGCGCTGATCCTCGGTATCGACCGCTTCATGTCCGAAGCCCGTGCACTGACCAACCTGGTCGGCAACGCCGTGGCCACCGTGGTCGTGGCCAAGTGGGTGAAGGAGATGGACGACGACAAGCTGGCCTCCGAGCTGGCCTCCGGTGGCGCGCCGCTGGAAATGAACCTGCCTACCGATGACCTGGGTGTTGCAGAAACCCCGGTTCGTTGAGCCTGGCGCGGTAAAAAAGAAGGCGACCCTCGGGTCGCCTTTCTTGTGCCTGGCTATTTATTCGACGCGCGTTTCGCCGCTGTACACCAGGATTTCCCGGCAGCGCCGGCACAGGTAGCGCCGCCCTTGGCGCACCAGCTTGTGCCGCTGCGCGGTAAACGGGAAATCGCTCTGCGGGCAGGGGCAGCGGTAGATATAGCGGGTTACCACACGCCGCTGCACCTCATAGTTGTGGCAGCGGTTCGGGGGGAGTTCGTACACCCCGCGCATGATCAACTGCCATTCTTCGCCATGGGCCTGGATCCGCTCGCCAAACAGCTGATGGGCCACCAGGTGCGCCACTTCATGGGCGACGGTCTGGCGCAGGAAGTCGTCCTGGTTCTCGCGATACAGTTGCAGGTTGAAGCGCAGCAGGTTCTCGTGCAGGTGGGCGACGCCGGCTTTCTGGCCGCGCAGCTTGAAGCTGACTTCCGGGCGGGGGAAGGGGCGTTTGAAGAAGGCTTCGGCTTGCTGGTAACAGGTTTCGACGCGTTGTTTGAGCAGCTCGGGCATGGCGGGGTGGTTCTCCTGACCGGGCATTATGCCGCAAGCATGGCGCAGCTGCCGAGCCACCGGTCAGCAGGCAGACAAAGGCCGCCTTGCGGCGGCCTTTGCTTGATGCCCTATGTTGGCTGGATCTGATCTAGTTGGTGTACACGGGCCCCACGCCCAAACCCCAGATGATCACGGTTGCAGCCATGATCGCCACCAGAACCACGAGGCCCACCGCCAGCACCGAGCTGGAGAACAGGAAGCCTTCATCTGACGGTATGTTCATGAAGGTCGGCAAGCCGACATACAGCAGGTACACGGTGTAGCAAATGGCAGCGGTTCCCACCAGCATGCCCAGCCACAGGTGCGGATAGAGCGCCGCCAGGCCGCCGAGGAACAGCGGGGTAGCGGTGTAGGTGGCAAAGGCGATGCATTGCGCCATGGACGGGTTGGCGTCGTAGGTGCGGGCCATCCAGTGGATGAAAGCCCCCATGACCGCGACGCCGGCGAGCATCGCCAGGTAGGACATGATGCTCATCCAGATCGCGCTTTCCATGGTCAGCATCACTGCCGGCCGGCCGCCGATCACCCAGCCCACCTGGGTTGTGCCGATAAAGGCCGAAATGGCGGGAATCGCCGCCAAAATGAGCGTGTGCGTCAGGTACATGTGGCTGATGCTTTCTTCTTCGCCACGAATCTCCCGCCATTCCTGGTCGGGATGGGTAAACAGCCCCACAACGTGATGAATCATGCCGGTCACTCCTCTCTATGTTGCCAATCGCCCCCCACATGGAGCGCAAGCGGCCCGAGGCCAGGACACCGAAGCAGAACGGTAATGTGGCCTTATGTCGCAGTATAGGAAGCCAATCCCCGCACAAACCCCGCTTTTTAGAGCAAATTGCGCTGTCAGGGCCGTTGTTGATTCCCTTGAAGTCTTTATCGGAATCCCTACAGGTGAGCGTGGTTTGTGCGTAAAATAGCCGGCTTTTGTCACACCTCGCGGATCCAAGCGCTATGGGCACCCTCTCGGTCAATCAGAACAAACTGCAAAAACGCCTGCGTCGTCTCGCCGGCGAAGCCATCACCGACTACAACATGATCGAGGATGGCGACAAGGTCATGGTCTGCCTGTCCGGCGGCAAGGACAGCTACACCATGCTCGACGTTCTGTTGCACCTGCAGAAGGTGGCACCGATCAAGTTCGAGATCGTCGCGGTGAACATGGACCAGAAGCAGCCGGGCTTCCCTGAACATGTGCTGCCGGCCTATCTCAAAGAGCTGGGCGTCGAGTACCACATCGTCGAGAAGGACACCTACTCGGTGGTCAAGGAGCTGGTACCCGAGGGCAAGACCACCTGCTCGCTGTGCTCGCGCCTGCGCCGTGGCACCCTGTACACCTTCGCCGATGAAATCGGTGCGACCAAGATGGCCCTGGGGCATCACCGCGACGACATCGTCGAAACCTTCTTCCTCAACATGTTCTTCAATGGCGCGCTCAAGGGCATGCCGCCGAAGCTGCGTGCCGACGATGGCCGCAACGTGGTGATCCGCCCGCTGGCCTACTGCAGCGAGAAGGACATCCAGGCCTACTCGGACATGAAGGAATTCCCGATCATCCCGTGCAACCTCTGCGGCTCGCAGGAAAACCTGCAGCGCCAGGTGGTCAAGGACATGCTGGTGGAATGGGAGCGCAAGCACCCGGGCCGTACCGAGAGCATCTTCCGCGCCATGCAGAACGTGGCGCCCTCGCAGCTGGCCGACCGCAACCTGTTCGACTTCACCAGCCTGAAGATCGACGAGAATGCCACCCCTCGCTTCCTCGACGTGGTGAACATCTGAGGCCATGCGCGATTACCAGTGGCTGCACGAGTACTGCCTGAACCGCTTCGGCTCGGCCCAGGCGCTGGAAGCCTTCCTGCCGCAGCCGCGTACGCCGGCGCAGTTGCGCGAAATCGCTGATGACCGCTACCTGTCGACCTTGGCCCTGCGCGTGTTCCGCGCCGGGCTCAAGCACAGCCTGGTGGATGCCAAGTGGCCGGCGTTCGAGCAGGTATTCTTCGGCTTCGACCCGGAAAAGGTGGTGCTGATGGGCGCCGAGCACCTGGAGCGGCTGATGCATGACGAGCGCATCATCCGCCACCTGGGCAAGCTCAAGAGCGTACCGCGCAATGCGCAGATGATCCTCGACGTGGCGAAGGAGAAGGGCAGTTTCGGTGCGTTCATCGCCGACTGGCCGGTGACCGATATCGTCGGGCTGTGGAAGTACCTGGCCAAGCATGGCAACCAGCTGGGTGGGTTGTCGGCGCCGCGCTTCCTGCGCATGGTTGGCAAAGACACGTTCATCCCCACCGACGACATGGCCGCCGCGCTGATTGCCCAGAAGGTGATCGACAAGCAGCCGACCAGCCAGCGTGACCTGGCCCTGGTGCAGCAGGCGTTCAATCAGTGGCACGAGGAAAGCGGGCGACCGCTGTGCCAGTTGTCGGTGATGCTGGCGCATACCGTCAACCATTGAGTCCTGTCTGGACTCTTCGCGGGTAAACCCGCTCCCACAGGGACCGCGCCGCACTTGAGGTCTGTGCTGTACTTGTGGGAGCGGGTTTACCCGCGAAGAAGTTAACTCCCTTCGCCCGCCATGCGCCGTTCGAACTGGAACTTCCAGCGCACATACAGCAACCCGGCAATGAACAGCCCCAGGCTCACCAGCACTTCAACCCAGCCAAACACCGCACGCGCCGGATCGAACGCCGCCAGCACGCCCTTGATGAAATAGATATTCACCACGAAGCAGGTCCAGGCATGCGCCCGGGCGCTGCCCATCAGCATGCCCGGCAGCAGCAACAGCAGTGGCACCAGCTCGATCGCCAGGATCACTTCGACCCGCGCACCATGCAGGTTGGCGAACCACACATTGTTCACCACCAACAAGGCCATCAGGCCGAAGAACAGTGCCAGGCTCAACGCCCGCGTCAGGCGCAGGCGCGGCGCCAGCCATTCCAATGGCGGCAGCACCTTGGGCTTTTTAGCCACGCGCAGCCTCCAGGGCCTTGGCTGTGGTCGCCAGGCGTTGGCCAAGGGCACGGCACAAAGCGATTTCGTGTTGGTCCAGTTCACGCTTGCCATCGGCGCCGGCATGGTGGCTGGCGCCGTAAGGGGTGCCACCGCCACGGGTTTCCAGCAATGCCGATTCACTGTACGGCAGGCCCATCACCAGCATGCCGTGGTGCATCAGCGGCAGCATCATCGACAGCAGGGTAGTCTCCTGGCCGCCGTGCAGGCTGGCGGTGGAAGTAAACACGCCGGCCGGTTTGCCGACCAACTCGCCACCCAGCCACAGGCTGCTGGTGCCATCGAGGAAGTACTTCAGCGGTGCGGCCATGTTGCCGAAGCGGGTCGGGCTGCCCAGCACCAGGCCGGCGCAGTGGCGCAGGTCGTCGAGGGTGGCGTACAGCGCGCCGCTGGCCGGGATGTCCGGGGCGACTGCTTCGCATTCGGTGGAAATCGCCGGTACCGTGCGCAGGCGCGCTTCCATGCCGGCCAGTTCGATGCCGCGGGCAATGTGCCGGGCCATTTCGCTGGTCGAGCCGTGGCGGCTGTAATACAGCACCAGGATGTACGGCGCGCTCACGGCAGGATCTCCAGCACCTTCTCTGGCGGGCGGCCGATGACGGCTTTGTCACCGGCGATCAGGATCGGCCGTTCGATCAGCTTGGGGTGCTGGACCATGGCGTCGATCAGTTGCGTGTCGGTCAACGCCGGGTTGGCCAGGTCGAGGGCCTTGTATTCGTCTTCACCGCTGCGCAGCAGTTGGCGTGGAGCGATGCCCAGCTTGCCGAGCAGGGCCTTGAGCGTGGCGGCGTCGGGCGGGGTTTCGAGGTAGCGCACGATGGTCGGAGCCAGGCCGCGTTGTTCGAGCAGTTCCAGCGCGCCGCGGGATTTTGAGCAGCGCGGGTTATGATAGAGCGTCAAGTCAGTCATGTCGGGTCGCATCCAGCTGGGTGTGGCGGCTATTCTAACCGCAGCGACTGACCTATTTGCTTGAAACTTCGAGAAGGATTGACCCATGGCAAGGCGTCTGGCAGCAGTACTGGCCATCACCGCGAGCCTGTTGCTCGGTGGTTGCGGTGCCGATTACGGCGTGGACCAAGATGGCAAGACGGTAAAGGCGGAACAGATCGACGGGCACTGGGTAGTGCTCAATTACTGGGCCGAATGGTGCGGCCCGTGCCGAACCGAGGTACCTGAACTGAACCAGGCGGCCAAGCAGTGGGCGGCCGATGGTATCAAGGTGGTCGGGGTGAACTTCGATGGCCTGCAGGGCCCAGAGCTGAAACAGGCGGCCCAGGCCTTGGGCATCGGCTTCACCGTGCTGGCCCAGGACCCGGCAGAGCGCTATGACCTGCCACGCAGCGAGGCGCTGCCGGTTACCTACATCATCGACGACAAGGGCAAGGTGCGTGAGCAATTGATGGGCGAGCAAACCCTGGAAGGGTTGCAGGCCAAGATCAAGGCTCTGAAAGGCGCCTGATGCATTTGGGGCCGCTGTGCGGCCTCAAAGATCTTCAGCCTTCCTCAGGCCAGAAGCGCAGCGGCTTGCCTTCGGCCGGCCAGAAGCGCATCTGTTCGATGGGCGAAACGTCCCAGCGCTGCACGGTCTCCAGCGCCTGCAGGAAGTGCTTTTCCTGTTCCATCAACGCCGGTGCACACAGCTTGCGGGTCTTGCCGACCTTGCCGAAGCTCAGGTGCTCACCGTCCAGCGTATACGGCGCAAACCAGTGGTTGCAGCCGGCGTTGCCGTAGGCGCGACCATCGCTGGCCAGGGTCAGGGTCAGGTGGCTGTAGTCGATCAGCGGACGCTCGCCGATCCATTCCAGCACGTAGCTGCGTTCCTGCTGCAGCTTTGAAGGTTCGGCGGCACAGCCGAGCAGGCCGGTGGCAATCAGCGCGCCGGTCAGCAGATTCTTCACTCGGCGCTCTCCTGGCAACGCGGGCACAGGTGCTTGTCGCCACGGCTGGCCCAGCCCAGTTCGGCGATGCGGGCGCTGGCAGCCGGCTGACGGGCCGCCTTGCCGAGTTTGGCGTCGACGGCGAACTCGAAGTCCAGCACCGCGTCGCAGCTGTCGCACTCGACCTTCCAGGTGAGAATCTCCAGCTCGTTGAACACCGGGCCGCTGGCCACGGCAACCCACTGGCCGCGTGGGTTGATCAGGTGCCGTACGCTTTCCACGGTCAGGCGCATGGCCAGGTCCTTGCTGCCCTTGAGGGTCACGATCAGGACGTCGCCTTTGTGCATCGAGCCGCCGTTGCCGGTGACCTGATAACGGCCAGGAACCAGGGCACGGCACTCGATCAGGGTGTGTTGCGGGTTGAAAAGGGTGTAGCGGAAATCGTGTTCGACCATGGGTCCTCCAGAAATGCCGCGTATCCTAGCATCAACCGCTGACCAGATTCTGCGGATTACCCGCCGCCCAGCGGATGATGTTGTCCAGGGTGGTGGCGGCGATTGCGTCCAGTGCCTCACGGGTCAGGAATGCCTGGTGGGCGGTGATGATCACGTTGGGGAAGGTCAGCAGCCGTGCCAGCACATCATCCTGCAGTG from Pseudomonas putida encodes:
- a CDS encoding ATP-binding protein; translation: MIRSLRVRLMLAAAVLALLFMLALLPALQKAFSLALQESIEQRLASDVTTLISAARIEHGQLQMPDLLPDERYNLPYTGLLGYIFDRDGNLVWHSRATADRHINYRPRYDGRGNEFARIHQGDGEEFFVYDVEIKLLGGQSAAFSIVALQPVSEYKATLSGLREKLYLGFGAALLALLALLWAGLTWGLRSLRRLSVELDEVESGARDGLSGEHPRELLRLTRSLNRLLRSEREQRARYRDSLGDLAHSLKTPLAVLQGVGESMQQRDGEREQSRVLQSQIERMSQQIDYQLQRASMRKSGLVRHSVPLLPVLQSLCSTLAKVYRDKQVDVDLQVPEQSRVPMERGALLELLGNLLENAYRLSLGQVRVVLQEEPGVLTLCVEDDGPGVPADQRERILERGERLDRQHPGQGIGLAVVKDIVDSYDAELTLGDSPLGGAAFRITFHLD
- a CDS encoding dicarboxylate/amino acid:cation symporter, which translates into the protein MTTRQPLYKSLYVQVLVAITIGILLGHFYPETGVALKPLGDGFVKLIKMVIAPIIFCTVVSGIAGMQSMKSVGKTGGYALLYFEIVSTIALIIGLVVVNVVQPGAGMHIDVSTLNASSVAAYAAAGAQQTTVGFLLNIIPNTVVGAFANGDILQVLMFSVIFGFALHRLGSYGKPVLDLIDRFAHVMFNIINMIMKLAPLGAFGAMAFTIGQYGVGSLVQLGYLMACFYITCLLFVLVVLGGICRAHGFSVLKLIRYIREELMIVLGTSSSESALPRMLAKMERLGAKKSVVGLVIPTGYSFNLDGTSIYLTMAAVFIAQATDTHMDITHQITLLLVLLVASKGAAGVTGSGFIVLAATLSAVGHLPVAGLALILGIDRFMSEARALTNLVGNAVATVVVAKWVKEMDDDKLASELASGGAPLEMNLPTDDLGVAETPVR
- a CDS encoding SprT family zinc-dependent metalloprotease; the protein is MPELLKQRVETCYQQAEAFFKRPFPRPEVSFKLRGQKAGVAHLHENLLRFNLQLYRENQDDFLRQTVAHEVAHLVAHQLFGERIQAHGEEWQLIMRGVYELPPNRCHNYEVQRRVVTRYIYRCPCPQSDFPFTAQRHKLVRQGRRYLCRRCREILVYSGETRVE
- a CDS encoding Yip1 family protein, translating into MIHHVVGLFTHPDQEWREIRGEEESISHMYLTHTLILAAIPAISAFIGTTQVGWVIGGRPAVMLTMESAIWMSIMSYLAMLAGVAVMGAFIHWMARTYDANPSMAQCIAFATYTATPLFLGGLAALYPHLWLGMLVGTAAICYTVYLLYVGLPTFMNIPSDEGFLFSSSVLAVGLVVLVAIMAATVIIWGLGVGPVYTN
- the ttcA gene encoding tRNA 2-thiocytidine(32) synthetase TtcA, encoding MGTLSVNQNKLQKRLRRLAGEAITDYNMIEDGDKVMVCLSGGKDSYTMLDVLLHLQKVAPIKFEIVAVNMDQKQPGFPEHVLPAYLKELGVEYHIVEKDTYSVVKELVPEGKTTCSLCSRLRRGTLYTFADEIGATKMALGHHRDDIVETFFLNMFFNGALKGMPPKLRADDGRNVVIRPLAYCSEKDIQAYSDMKEFPIIPCNLCGSQENLQRQVVKDMLVEWERKHPGRTESIFRAMQNVAPSQLADRNLFDFTSLKIDENATPRFLDVVNI
- a CDS encoding DNA-3-methyladenine glycosylase I — encoded protein: MRDYQWLHEYCLNRFGSAQALEAFLPQPRTPAQLREIADDRYLSTLALRVFRAGLKHSLVDAKWPAFEQVFFGFDPEKVVLMGAEHLERLMHDERIIRHLGKLKSVPRNAQMILDVAKEKGSFGAFIADWPVTDIVGLWKYLAKHGNQLGGLSAPRFLRMVGKDTFIPTDDMAAALIAQKVIDKQPTSQRDLALVQQAFNQWHEESGRPLCQLSVMLAHTVNH
- a CDS encoding DUF2069 domain-containing protein; its protein translation is MAKKPKVLPPLEWLAPRLRLTRALSLALFFGLMALLVVNNVWFANLHGARVEVILAIELVPLLLLLPGMLMGSARAHAWTCFVVNIYFIKGVLAAFDPARAVFGWVEVLVSLGLFIAGLLYVRWKFQFERRMAGEGS
- the wrbA gene encoding NAD(P)H:quinone oxidoreductase encodes the protein MSAPYILVLYYSRHGSTSEMARHIARGIELAGMEARLRTVPAISTECEAVAPDIPASGALYATLDDLRHCAGLVLGSPTRFGNMAAPLKYFLDGTSSLWLGGELVGKPAGVFTSTASLHGGQETTLLSMMLPLMHHGMLVMGLPYSESALLETRGGGTPYGASHHAGADGKRELDQHEIALCRALGQRLATTAKALEAARG
- the arsC gene encoding arsenate reductase (glutaredoxin) (This arsenate reductase requires both glutathione and glutaredoxin to convert arsenate to arsenite, after which the efflux transporter formed by ArsA and ArsB can extrude the arsenite from the cell, providing resistance.); translation: MTDLTLYHNPRCSKSRGALELLEQRGLAPTIVRYLETPPDAATLKALLGKLGIAPRQLLRSGEDEYKALDLANPALTDTQLIDAMVQHPKLIERPILIAGDKAVIGRPPEKVLEILP
- a CDS encoding TlpA disulfide reductase family protein, which codes for MARRLAAVLAITASLLLGGCGADYGVDQDGKTVKAEQIDGHWVVLNYWAEWCGPCRTEVPELNQAAKQWAADGIKVVGVNFDGLQGPELKQAAQALGIGFTVLAQDPAERYDLPRSEALPVTYIIDDKGKVREQLMGEQTLEGLQAKIKALKGA
- a CDS encoding META domain-containing protein; amino-acid sequence: MKNLLTGALIATGLLGCAAEPSKLQQERSYVLEWIGERPLIDYSHLTLTLASDGRAYGNAGCNHWFAPYTLDGEHLSFGKVGKTRKLCAPALMEQEKHFLQALETVQRWDVSPIEQMRFWPAEGKPLRFWPEEG